From the Robbsia betulipollinis genome, the window TCGGGAATCCGGGTTCGATCCGCATGGCGCCGCACGACCGCCGCGAATACCTCCCCCTTGCTGGCGAAGCGCACGTAAAGACTCGCTTTTCCCGCCTCCGCCAGACGCGCGATGTCATCGCAGTGCGTCGCCTCGAAACCGCGTGTGACGAACAGATGCGTGGCCGCGTCGAGAAGCCGGGTGTCCACGTCCCCTTGCTGCGCGGCGGGCGGTCGACCGCGCCGTTTGGCTTCCGGTTTGGGGACCGGGTTGGATACTTTCGTCATGCCTGATTTCGCCGCTGGGGCACTTTTTCGATTGCCATGAAAGAACTGAACTGCTATGTTCATTTAAATGAACGTCAGTGTTCATTTTATCAATGGTTACCTTGAGCGAGGAGACGGATATGCAGGAAATGACGCTTCAGGAACTGGCGCGGCGGATGAGCGAAATCGATTTCGCGATGCTGTCGACGCGTACCGAGGGCGGTGCGATGGCGAGCCGCCCGATGAGCAACAACGGTGACGTGGATTATGAGGGCAATTCGTTTTTCTTTTCCTTCGAATCGGCCCGTACGGTTTCGGATATCCGGAACGATGCCAACGTGGGTCTGACGTTGACGGGCGCAAAGGGCCTGCTTGGCCGTCCTCCCATTTTCATCGCCATCGAGGGCACGGCGGAACTCATCATGGACAAGAGCGCTTTCGCCGCGCACTGGAACAAGGATCTCGACTATTGGTTCTCGGAAGGAATCGACACGCCCGGCATCGTTCTGATAAAGGTCCGTGCCGATCGCATTCACTACTGGGACGGTAACGATGGTGGCGAAATCGCTGTCTGAAGTTGCGCTCGTGCGTCATGTGAGATTGGCGAGATTGCGATGATCGAACCCTTTACCCTGGAAATCGCCGAACCGGTGCTCCTGGA encodes:
- a CDS encoding pyridoxamine 5'-phosphate oxidase family protein encodes the protein MQEMTLQELARRMSEIDFAMLSTRTEGGAMASRPMSNNGDVDYEGNSFFFSFESARTVSDIRNDANVGLTLTGAKGLLGRPPIFIAIEGTAELIMDKSAFAAHWNKDLDYWFSEGIDTPGIVLIKVRADRIHYWDGNDGGEIAV